The DNA window GGGCGCGCGCCGCGCCGCCCCGCGCAGGAGAAGCCGGCATGGCGGAAGACCGAGGCCATTACGACGCCAAGCTCGCCCTCATCCTCCGCAGCGCTGCCGCGGTCTTCGCCGACAAAGGGTACCATCAAGCCAGTATCCGCGACATAAGTCGTGCCACCGGCATCAGCCTCTCCGGCCTCTACTACTACTTCCGGAGCAAGGAGGAGCTGCTCTTCATGGTGCAGGATCACTGCTTCGGCACGATCCTCGAGAACCTGGAACGGCTGCTGGCCGGAATCGAAGATCCGCAGCGGCGGCTGCGACTGCTGGTGGCGAACCACCTGCGCTTCTTCGTGGGCAACATGAAGGAGATGAAGGTGCTCTCCCATGAAGCCGATTCGCTGACTGGAGAGTATCGTCGGCGGGTCAACGCCCGGAAAAAGCGGTATACGGAAATCTGCATGCAGACCCTGTCCGAGCTGCGCCCGGCCGGCCGCCCGGGCGACCTGCGGCTGGCCGCGTTCGCCCTGTTCGGGATGATGAACTGGATCTACAACTGGTATCATCCCGATCGGGATGTGACCGTGACGGAGTTGGCGGAGGGCATGAGCAAAGTCTTCCTCGAGGGATACCTCAGCGGGTTGGAAGCTGTGGCCGGCCCCGTCATCGAGCACGCCCCCGGGGAGGCGAACCCGTCGATCTGGAGGCGATAGCGCGGGATTCGGGGCTGGGAGTCCGATCCCGATCGGGACCGGGATCGGGACGGGTTGGGTGTCCGGGGATCGGATCATCGGGATGGGCGCAGCGCACGGGATCGGTACCGGTGCGCCGTCCGGGATGGGTCCGGGATCCGACGACGCGACGCGAGCCGCAGGAGCAGGGTTAGACAACGAACACTGGAGGAGGCGCGGAATGGTGAAGGTGCTGGAGACGGCTGCGGAGCAGGAGCGGGCTCCGCGGGAGCTGGTGCACTACGCGGCGCGCGACGGCGTGGCCCTGATCACGTTGGATGATCCGCCGGCGAACACGTACACATACGACATGATGCGCCAGCTTGACGAGGCGATCCTCGCGGCGCGCATGGCGGATGCTGTGTACGTGCTGGTGCTGACGGGTGCAGGCGAGAAGTTCTTCTCGGCGGGCGCCAACATCAACATGCTGGCCGATGTCACGGCGGGCTTCAAGTACTGCTTCTGCCTGCATGCCAACGAGACACTGAACCGGCTCGAGCAAACGCCGAAGCTGGTGATTTCAGCGCTGAACGGGCATACGGTCGGCGGCGGCCTGGAGATCGCGCTGGCTGCGGACCTGCGCATTGCGCGGCGGGGCGCGGGCAAGATCGGCTTGCCCGAGGTGAGCCTGGGTGTGCTGCCGGGCACAGGCGGCACGCAGCGGCTGTCCAGGTTGGTGGGCAAATCCCGGGCGATCGAACTCATGGCCACTGGCCGAACGTTCGATTTTGACGAGGCGAAGTCGCTCGGGATTGTGAATGACGTGTGGGACGCCGAGAGCCGCGATGCCTTTCTGGAGCGGGTACTGAACTACGCCGGCGAGTTCACGCCGCCCAATCGGGCGTCCAAGGCGGTGGGTCACATCAAGCGCGCCGTGCAGACCGGCTGGGAGCTCCCCATTGCCGAAGGACTGGCGGTCGAGCGCGAGCTGCAACAGCTCCTGTTCCAGAGCGAGGACGCGCGAGAAGGCCTGACCGCGTACACCGACAAGCGGAAGCCGCAGTTTCGGGGGAAGTGACAGCCAAGGGCTGTCATCCCGACCGGGGGATGCCAGGATAAGGGGCCCAGATGTCGACTACACAGGTTGCCGTAGAACGCAAGGCGCCGAATCAGCTTTTTATCGGCGGCGAATGGCGTGATGCCGCCGCTGCCGGAACCTTCGAGACGCGGAACCCGGCGACGGGCGAGGTACTGGTGGAAGTGGCGGAGGCGGGGGAGGACGACGTCGCGGCCGCGGTGGCTGCCGCGCGCTCGGCGGCGGAGTCGGCCGCCTGGCGCTCGCTCGACGCCGCGGACCGGGGCGCCCTGCTCTGGCGGCTGGCAGATGCGATCGAGGCGCGGTCCGAGCAACTGGCGCGACTCGAGGTGCTCGACACGGGGAAGCCGATCCGCGAGGCGCAGATCGACCTGCGCGAAACCGTGGACGCGTTCCGCTATTACGCCGGGTGGGCTACCAAACTCGAGGGCGAGACGATCCCGGTGCGGGGCAACGTCTTCAATTACACGGTGAAGGAGCCGGTGGGCGTGGTCGGCGCGATCATTCCCTGGAACTTCCCCCTGCTCATGGCGAGCTGGAAGGTGGCGCCGGCACTGGCCTGCGGGAATGCGGTGGTTCTCAAGCCCGCAGAGCAGACGCCGCTCACCGCCCTCGAGCTGGCGGCGCTGGCCGCCGAAGTGGGTGTCCCGCCCGGTGTCCTGAACGTGCTGCCAGGCTTTGGCGGGACGGCGGGGGCCGCGCTGGTGCGCCACGCGGGAGTGGACAAGATCGCGTTCACCGGTTCGACGGCGGTGGGCAAGGTCATCATGCGCGAGGCCGCCCAGACCCTGAAGAAGGTGTCGCTCGAGCTGGGCGGCAAGTCGCCCAACGTGGTCTTTGCCGATGCCGACCTGGACGCGGCGGCGCGCGGCGCGTTTGCAGCCATCTTCTACAACGCCGGCCAGTGCTGCACGGCGGGCTCGCGGCTGCTGGTCCAGGAGGCAGCACATGATGCGTTGCTGGACAAGCTGGTGGAACGGGCGAAGCGGCTCGAGCCGGCGGACCCGCTGGACCCCAAGACGCGGATCGGGCCGCTCATTTCGGAGCAGCAGCTCGGCCGTGTGCTGGGCTACATCGAGCGGGGGAAAGCCGAGGGTGCGAATCTGCTGACGGGCGGCAGGCGCGCCCCTTACCGGGGCGAGGAGCGCGGCTACTGGCTCGAGCCCACGATCTTCGACCGGGTCGCACCCCAGCATACCATC is part of the Gemmatimonadota bacterium genome and encodes:
- a CDS encoding enoyl-CoA hydratase/isomerase family protein, giving the protein MVKVLETAAEQERAPRELVHYAARDGVALITLDDPPANTYTYDMMRQLDEAILAARMADAVYVLVLTGAGEKFFSAGANINMLADVTAGFKYCFCLHANETLNRLEQTPKLVISALNGHTVGGGLEIALAADLRIARRGAGKIGLPEVSLGVLPGTGGTQRLSRLVGKSRAIELMATGRTFDFDEAKSLGIVNDVWDAESRDAFLERVLNYAGEFTPPNRASKAVGHIKRAVQTGWELPIAEGLAVERELQQLLFQSEDAREGLTAYTDKRKPQFRGK
- a CDS encoding aldehyde dehydrogenase family protein — encoded protein: MSTTQVAVERKAPNQLFIGGEWRDAAAAGTFETRNPATGEVLVEVAEAGEDDVAAAVAAARSAAESAAWRSLDAADRGALLWRLADAIEARSEQLARLEVLDTGKPIREAQIDLRETVDAFRYYAGWATKLEGETIPVRGNVFNYTVKEPVGVVGAIIPWNFPLLMASWKVAPALACGNAVVLKPAEQTPLTALELAALAAEVGVPPGVLNVLPGFGGTAGAALVRHAGVDKIAFTGSTAVGKVIMREAAQTLKKVSLELGGKSPNVVFADADLDAAARGAFAAIFYNAGQCCTAGSRLLVQEAAHDALLDKLVERAKRLEPADPLDPKTRIGPLISEQQLGRVLGYIERGKAEGANLLTGGRRAPYRGEERGYWLEPTIFDRVAPQHTIAQEEIFGPVLATLSFRDEEEAVALANQTIYGLAAAVWTNDLKRAHRVARRIQAGTIWVNTYHPLDPASPFGGYKQSGYGRELGQYALDLYTQVKSVWVDLG
- a CDS encoding TetR/AcrR family transcriptional regulator is translated as MAEDRGHYDAKLALILRSAAAVFADKGYHQASIRDISRATGISLSGLYYYFRSKEELLFMVQDHCFGTILENLERLLAGIEDPQRRLRLLVANHLRFFVGNMKEMKVLSHEADSLTGEYRRRVNARKKRYTEICMQTLSELRPAGRPGDLRLAAFALFGMMNWIYNWYHPDRDVTVTELAEGMSKVFLEGYLSGLEAVAGPVIEHAPGEANPSIWRR